In Bythopirellula goksoeyrii, a single window of DNA contains:
- a CDS encoding FAD:protein FMN transferase: MEEHHHHSRRSFLQGKAAAETLAKQALEWLESKTALIDRLPSDPALHVRASRRAMACEFAVQYHRADRQAAGDFLDAFDMIEAVEDELTIYRDVSSVVEINRHAAESPVEVNGELFGLLELSLNLFQATKGAFDITSTPLSRVWGFLKRAGRLPDELEITEALSCMGSDQLELSSQDQTIRFLQPGIEINFNSIGKGHALDRVAEQLDEKGIGDYLWHGGSSSILARGRNRASLDECWSIGLRHPLQPECRIAEFHLRNRSLGTAGGATQFLEIDGKKYGHILDPRTGWPATGTYTSTVLAPTAAEADALATAFYVSGVEGAADICSNRPDVGAVLVCPTENDAKIRIHAYNMHSEDWTPSQDWQVSI, from the coding sequence ATGGAAGAACATCACCACCACTCCCGGCGATCTTTTTTACAAGGGAAGGCAGCGGCGGAGACGCTTGCCAAGCAAGCCCTGGAGTGGCTGGAATCTAAAACTGCGCTAATTGACCGCTTACCCTCCGATCCTGCCCTCCACGTCCGAGCGAGTCGCCGGGCAATGGCTTGTGAATTCGCTGTGCAGTATCATCGGGCCGATCGCCAAGCCGCCGGAGACTTTCTCGATGCGTTCGATATGATTGAAGCGGTTGAAGACGAACTTACCATTTATCGCGATGTAAGTTCTGTCGTCGAAATTAACCGGCACGCCGCCGAAAGTCCGGTGGAGGTGAACGGTGAGTTATTCGGCTTACTGGAGCTTAGCCTCAACCTCTTTCAGGCAACCAAGGGAGCCTTCGATATCACGAGCACTCCTCTTTCCCGGGTTTGGGGATTTTTGAAACGCGCGGGGCGGCTTCCCGACGAGCTGGAAATCACCGAGGCCCTTTCATGCATGGGTAGCGATCAATTGGAACTTAGTAGCCAAGACCAGACGATTCGATTCCTTCAGCCTGGGATCGAGATCAATTTCAATTCCATCGGCAAAGGTCATGCACTGGATCGGGTTGCTGAGCAGCTGGATGAAAAAGGAATCGGTGACTATCTCTGGCACGGCGGCAGTAGCAGTATCTTGGCACGGGGTCGCAATCGAGCCAGCCTCGATGAGTGCTGGAGCATCGGTTTGCGGCATCCGCTGCAGCCGGAATGCCGAATTGCCGAATTTCATCTGCGAAATCGATCACTCGGTACTGCGGGTGGAGCGACCCAGTTTCTTGAAATCGATGGTAAAAAATATGGCCACATACTTGATCCCCGCACAGGTTGGCCCGCCACTGGCACTTATACATCCACGGTACTAGCCCCCACGGCAGCAGAGGCAGACGCCCTGGCAACTGCTTTCTATGTGAGCGGTGTTGAAGGAGCAGCCGATATCTGCTCGAATCGCCCAGATGTTGGTGCCGTCTTGGTATGCCCTACTGAAAATGATGCCAAGATTAGAATTCACGCCTATAACATGCACTCCGAAGATTGGACTCCATCGCAGGATTGGCAAGTGTCGATATAG
- the glmM gene encoding phosphoglucosamine mutase → MSHLVISVSGLRGIVGESLTADVAMCYISAFAHELPSGPIVVTRDGRESGPMLATAISSALKSIGRECLDAGVAATPTTGVLVRQLKAAGGIQISASHNPREYNGLKLFDTTGRVIPAAAGQRVLDRYQSQQPCSISLDQSGEARVIEDTTSAHKELVLANCDVERIRACKFRVLVDANHGSGSVLAVPMLESLGCKVTVLGGTPDGQFAHLPEPTSENLVSVLEEVRTQGAAVGFCQDPDADRLAVIDERGRYVGEEFTLAMVVDHVLRHKPGPVVTNCSTSRMTQDLAEKYRVPFFRSQVGEANVVDKMLEVNAVLGGEGNGGVIDPRVGLVRDSFVGMALLLDAMAAREMPVSALADELPQYAIHKSKVTLSAEKVAESFNLLEKHFADATADRLDGLRLDWPGKWLLIRASNTEPIVRIFAEAPTPTEAKRLCDETAELLG, encoded by the coding sequence ATGAGTCATCTAGTTATCAGCGTCTCGGGCCTCCGCGGAATCGTGGGTGAGTCTCTTACTGCCGATGTAGCGATGTGTTACATATCTGCCTTTGCACATGAGCTGCCATCGGGGCCGATTGTGGTAACACGAGATGGCCGCGAATCGGGGCCGATGCTGGCTACAGCGATTTCTTCGGCGCTGAAATCGATAGGGCGTGAATGTCTCGACGCTGGGGTTGCTGCAACCCCTACTACCGGCGTCCTAGTAAGACAGTTGAAGGCGGCCGGGGGGATTCAGATCTCCGCGAGTCACAATCCTCGTGAGTACAATGGGCTGAAACTGTTTGATACCACAGGACGAGTAATTCCCGCCGCCGCGGGTCAGCGAGTGCTGGACCGTTATCAATCGCAACAGCCGTGTAGTATCTCTCTCGACCAATCAGGCGAGGCTCGAGTCATTGAGGATACGACTTCGGCTCACAAGGAATTGGTGCTCGCGAACTGCGACGTCGAGCGGATCCGAGCTTGCAAATTTCGAGTATTGGTTGACGCCAATCACGGCTCAGGGAGTGTGCTGGCGGTGCCGATGTTGGAATCGCTGGGTTGCAAAGTGACGGTACTGGGCGGTACGCCCGACGGTCAGTTTGCTCATCTGCCTGAACCAACGAGCGAGAATCTTGTGTCGGTTCTAGAAGAGGTGCGTACACAGGGTGCTGCCGTCGGCTTTTGCCAAGACCCTGATGCGGATCGGCTGGCGGTGATCGACGAACGAGGACGCTATGTGGGCGAAGAATTCACTCTCGCCATGGTGGTTGATCATGTACTGCGGCACAAACCTGGACCTGTGGTAACGAACTGTTCAACCAGCCGAATGACACAAGACTTGGCAGAGAAATATCGTGTGCCCTTCTTTCGTTCACAAGTGGGGGAGGCCAACGTCGTTGACAAAATGCTGGAAGTGAACGCTGTGTTGGGCGGGGAAGGGAACGGTGGCGTGATCGATCCACGCGTCGGCCTGGTCCGTGACAGCTTTGTGGGCATGGCGCTGCTTTTAGACGCGATGGCGGCGAGAGAAATGCCAGTCAGCGCGCTTGCTGACGAGCTGCCTCAATACGCGATCCATAAATCGAAAGTAACGCTCTCGGCGGAGAAGGTCGCGGAATCTTTCAACCTCTTGGAGAAGCACTTTGCCGATGCCACGGCGGACCGCCTGGATGGTCTACGGCTTGATTGGCCTGGAAAATGGCTACTCATTCGTGCGAGTAACACAGAGCCAATTGTGCGAATCTTTGCCGAGGCACCTACGCCCACGGAAGCAAAACGCTTATGTGACGAAACGGCAGAATTGCTGGGCTAA
- the mtaB gene encoding tRNA (N(6)-L-threonylcarbamoyladenosine(37)-C(2))-methylthiotransferase MtaB yields the protein MKLKTVTLGCKVNQYETEFLREGLLGIGYQDATLEDPADLCVVNTCTVTSEGDSKSRQIIRRLARENPASKIVVMGCYATRAPEEVAKLPNVTEVLTDKRELGDLLGRFGVTDVPTGISGFGRRHRAYVKVQDGCLLRCSFCIIPMVRPELASRPTLHILDEVRRLVDNGYREVVLTGIHLGHYGVDWNRYQPKEKWTRLSHLVRAIAELPGDFRVRLSSIEATEVTRELIEVMAENPDKICPHLHISMQSGSDSVLRRMRRRWGSRRFIDRCQLLKERLDQPAITTDIIVGFPGETDQEFAETCETARQVGFSKIHIFPFSARRGTPAADMPEQLPKSTKQERLQELARVEDELRDRYYSMLQGKQLRVLVESPLDDRLGFSVGTSCRYAPVVVSNDLASCGEFADVNAGTHIDGRIESA from the coding sequence ATGAAACTGAAAACTGTTACCCTAGGCTGCAAAGTCAATCAATACGAAACAGAATTCCTGCGCGAGGGACTTCTAGGGATTGGATACCAGGATGCCACCCTTGAGGACCCTGCCGACCTTTGCGTCGTTAATACTTGCACGGTCACCTCAGAGGGAGATTCCAAGAGTCGGCAGATTATCCGTCGTTTGGCGAGGGAGAATCCTGCGAGCAAGATTGTTGTCATGGGTTGCTATGCGACACGTGCTCCAGAAGAAGTCGCAAAGCTTCCCAATGTGACCGAAGTCCTTACCGACAAACGAGAGCTTGGCGACCTGCTGGGTCGGTTTGGCGTGACCGACGTGCCGACGGGCATCTCTGGCTTCGGACGACGCCATCGAGCGTATGTGAAGGTTCAAGATGGCTGCCTGCTGCGATGCAGTTTTTGCATTATCCCCATGGTTCGTCCCGAACTAGCCAGTCGCCCTACGCTGCATATTCTTGATGAGGTGAGGCGGCTTGTCGACAACGGATATCGTGAAGTCGTACTCACCGGCATCCATCTGGGCCACTATGGCGTCGATTGGAATCGCTACCAGCCGAAAGAGAAATGGACTAGACTTTCACACTTGGTCCGTGCCATTGCAGAGTTGCCCGGGGATTTTCGCGTTCGACTTTCTAGCATTGAGGCTACCGAGGTAACTCGGGAACTAATCGAGGTGATGGCCGAGAATCCAGACAAGATTTGCCCCCATTTGCACATTTCCATGCAGAGCGGCAGCGACAGTGTGCTTCGCCGCATGCGCCGCCGCTGGGGGAGCCGCCGATTCATCGATCGCTGCCAATTGCTCAAAGAACGGTTGGACCAGCCGGCAATAACTACCGATATTATCGTGGGATTTCCGGGAGAGACGGATCAGGAATTTGCGGAAACCTGCGAGACGGCTCGGCAAGTTGGTTTCTCGAAGATCCATATCTTTCCCTTCAGCGCCCGCCGGGGGACTCCCGCCGCTGATATGCCTGAGCAACTTCCCAAGTCCACTAAGCAAGAACGTCTGCAGGAATTGGCTCGCGTCGAGGACGAATTGCGCGACCGCTATTATTCCATGCTGCAAGGCAAGCAACTCCGCGTTTTGGTAGAATCGCCTCTGGATGATCGCCTTGGTTTTTCAGTGGGAACCTCCTGCCGCTACGCGCCGGTGGTGGTCTCCAATGACTTGGCAAGCTGTGGTGAATTTGCGGATGTCAATGCTGGGACTCATATCGATGGCCGCATCGAATCAGCCTAA
- a CDS encoding ATP-dependent Clp protease adaptor ClpS produces MNWQDDDPGGAVTVAPAKQEAPERVHERQPRYNVLLWDSDDHTFEYVEKMLRELFGHEKEQCKEIAKGVDKDGKAVVLTTTLEHAELKRDQIHAYGKDNLEGSKGSMWSTIEAVE; encoded by the coding sequence ATGAATTGGCAAGATGATGATCCAGGTGGGGCAGTGACAGTCGCCCCAGCCAAACAGGAAGCTCCCGAGCGAGTCCACGAACGGCAACCTCGCTATAACGTTCTCTTGTGGGACAGCGACGACCACACCTTTGAATATGTCGAGAAGATGCTGCGAGAATTGTTTGGTCATGAAAAAGAGCAGTGCAAGGAAATTGCAAAAGGCGTTGACAAAGATGGCAAGGCCGTGGTGCTGACCACCACCCTCGAACATGCTGAGCTCAAACGCGACCAGATCCATGCCTATGGCAAAGATAATCTTGAGGGGAGCAAGGGCTCCATGTGGAGCACAATCGAGGCGGTAGAGTAG
- a CDS encoding dipeptidase, with amino-acid sequence MTKSTVNRVLDLVEKQQEQYVVDLSELLRIPSISADSKYAPDVKRAAGWLVEHLGGMGLSPELIETAGHPLVYAETAPVPGAPVALVYGHYDVQPPDPLDKWTNPPFEPTIRDGRIYARGATDDKGQMLTHVKSVEAWMKSNGSLPLQVKFLIEGEEEVGSEHLESYLREHAEKLACDCVVISDTSQFAPGVPAITYGLRGIAYYEVHLTGPNRDLHSGVFGGGVTNPAIALSKMLAAIIDDEGRIQLPGFYDDVVPLTEREREEFQGLPFDQNAFEQELGINGVTGEAGFSTLERRWARPTFDVCGLTSGYQGEGAKTVLPSQASAKFSFRLVPQQDPKKVTAGLKKLLEPLVPAGITMELVDYHGAPGIVIPLESPYLSAAADAIEVGFGKRPVFMREGGSIPIVNKFAEILDADVLLLGWGQNDDNLHSPNEKFTLADFQRGIRTSAALWDKLAKINQDT; translated from the coding sequence GTGACAAAATCTACTGTAAATCGAGTCCTCGATCTCGTTGAAAAGCAACAGGAACAATATGTCGTCGATCTCTCGGAGTTATTGAGAATACCGAGCATCAGCGCCGATTCGAAGTACGCGCCCGATGTGAAGCGGGCTGCGGGATGGCTGGTCGAGCATCTCGGTGGAATGGGGCTTAGTCCAGAGTTAATCGAGACTGCGGGACATCCCCTGGTCTACGCCGAAACAGCACCCGTACCGGGCGCACCCGTGGCGCTCGTTTATGGGCACTACGATGTCCAGCCCCCTGATCCGCTTGACAAGTGGACGAACCCACCGTTTGAGCCGACGATCCGCGATGGACGAATCTATGCCCGAGGTGCGACCGACGACAAAGGTCAGATGCTCACCCACGTGAAGAGTGTAGAGGCCTGGATGAAGTCAAATGGTTCTCTGCCATTGCAAGTAAAATTCCTGATCGAAGGGGAAGAAGAGGTTGGCAGCGAACATCTGGAAAGCTATCTCAGGGAACACGCCGAAAAGCTTGCTTGTGATTGTGTGGTGATCAGCGATACGAGTCAGTTTGCTCCCGGGGTGCCTGCAATTACTTATGGCTTGCGAGGCATTGCCTACTACGAAGTCCATCTAACAGGTCCAAACCGCGACCTCCATTCGGGTGTCTTCGGTGGAGGCGTGACAAACCCAGCGATTGCCCTGAGTAAGATGCTTGCTGCAATCATTGATGACGAGGGTCGGATTCAACTTCCAGGGTTCTATGATGATGTTGTTCCACTGACCGAGCGAGAACGTGAAGAGTTTCAAGGTTTGCCTTTTGATCAGAATGCGTTCGAGCAGGAACTCGGTATCAACGGAGTAACCGGCGAGGCGGGCTTCAGCACACTGGAACGTCGCTGGGCACGTCCAACCTTCGACGTGTGTGGATTGACCTCAGGTTATCAAGGAGAAGGGGCCAAAACAGTGCTCCCTTCGCAAGCGTCGGCAAAATTCAGTTTCCGCCTTGTGCCGCAGCAAGACCCCAAGAAAGTAACGGCAGGGCTCAAGAAATTGCTCGAACCTCTGGTTCCCGCCGGGATTACCATGGAATTGGTCGACTATCATGGTGCCCCGGGTATAGTCATTCCGCTGGAGAGTCCCTATCTCTCTGCGGCAGCGGACGCGATTGAGGTCGGGTTTGGCAAACGCCCAGTTTTCATGCGAGAAGGGGGTTCAATTCCCATTGTCAACAAATTTGCTGAAATACTCGATGCTGATGTGCTCCTGTTGGGCTGGGGACAGAATGATGACAATCTTCATTCTCCCAACGAAAAATTCACTTTAGCAGATTTTCAGCGTGGCATTCGCACCAGTGCTGCATTGTGGGACAAACTGGCCAAGATTAATCAGGATACTTAG
- the serS gene encoding serine--tRNA ligase: protein MLDKKYILENPDVVQKNCVNRGVKADVHRFVELESKCRQMQQEIEELSRQANVVSKSIGKAKDDAEREQRKEEGRTLREQKDVKQEQVDRLAAEAGAIYRSMPNLTHPDAPVGEEHHAREFRRGKTEVRKFSFPVLDHVLIAEQHDLIDFEGGARIAGNGFYFLKNEAALLELALQQYTMQFLVAEGFIPTITPDLARNEILQGVGFIPRGPETQIYSVENNDLNLVATAEITLGGLYAGEVLDRDQLPLKMCGVSHCFRTEAGAAGRASRGLYRVHQFTKVEMFAFTLPEQSEEMHQYFCDLECKIFDGLGIPYKVIDTATGDLGGPAYRKFDLEAWMPGRGKNGEYGEVTSTSNCTDYQSRRLNIRYKVQGEKGTHLVHTLNGTAVAISRALIAILENYQQADGTVVVPEVLRKWVGKDRIGTAEE from the coding sequence ATGCTCGACAAGAAATATATTCTCGAAAACCCCGACGTTGTTCAAAAGAACTGCGTTAATCGTGGCGTGAAAGCTGATGTGCATCGCTTTGTAGAATTGGAAAGCAAATGTCGTCAGATGCAGCAGGAAATCGAGGAGCTTTCCCGCCAGGCGAATGTTGTCAGCAAATCCATCGGTAAGGCCAAAGACGATGCTGAACGTGAGCAGCGAAAAGAAGAAGGCCGCACACTACGAGAACAGAAGGACGTCAAGCAGGAGCAAGTTGATCGGCTTGCGGCTGAGGCAGGGGCCATCTACCGCAGCATGCCAAACCTCACACATCCCGATGCCCCTGTGGGTGAGGAACATCACGCTCGCGAATTCCGCCGTGGAAAAACCGAGGTTCGCAAGTTCAGCTTCCCTGTCCTTGATCATGTCTTAATCGCTGAGCAGCATGATCTAATCGACTTTGAGGGTGGTGCGCGTATCGCTGGCAACGGTTTCTATTTTCTCAAAAACGAAGCGGCTCTATTGGAACTGGCACTTCAGCAATACACAATGCAGTTCCTTGTGGCTGAAGGGTTTATTCCCACGATCACTCCAGACTTGGCCCGCAATGAAATCCTGCAGGGAGTTGGGTTTATTCCTCGCGGGCCGGAGACGCAAATTTACAGCGTCGAGAACAACGATCTCAATCTAGTCGCCACGGCCGAGATTACCCTGGGAGGTTTGTATGCGGGCGAGGTGCTCGATCGAGACCAACTTCCACTGAAAATGTGTGGTGTGAGCCATTGTTTTCGCACCGAGGCCGGAGCAGCCGGTCGAGCATCGCGAGGTCTATACCGAGTCCACCAGTTTACGAAAGTGGAAATGTTCGCTTTCACGCTCCCTGAGCAAAGCGAGGAGATGCACCAATATTTCTGCGATCTTGAGTGCAAAATCTTCGACGGCCTGGGAATTCCCTACAAGGTCATCGACACGGCCACAGGCGATCTGGGTGGCCCGGCCTATCGCAAGTTTGACTTGGAAGCGTGGATGCCCGGTCGCGGCAAGAATGGCGAATACGGCGAGGTCACCAGCACTAGCAACTGCACCGACTATCAGTCTCGTCGCCTCAACATCCGCTACAAAGTGCAAGGTGAAAAGGGAACCCATCTGGTCCACACGCTCAACGGCACTGCCGTCGCTATCAGTCGGGCGCTGATTGCCATTTTGGAAAACTACCAGCAAGCCGATGGTACGGTCGTTGTACCTGAGGTCTTGCGAAAGTGGGTGGGTAAAGATCGAATCGGGACGGCTGAGGAGTAA
- the sppA gene encoding signal peptide peptidase SppA: MRSRFLSTDAVLLAMLACLSFATSLQADTATAEPTEKTQEATASDKNVEPSAEKKDVKVRLAHIKIEGELPESAGQMSFFGDLGLDLRKTIARLDKAANDKKVDGIILEIGSAALSRGKLNELREAILNIRKSGKKVFAQLESADGSQYLLASACDEIIMPEAAVIVIPGVQLQIAYYKELLGKIGVEADMLHVGESKGAAEPLMRHNMSEPVRKNLTALVDDLYDQMLTTIAADRDLQIKEVKRIVNRGLLTANQAKSAGLIDRVEYYDEFRDELKQEYKADQLVYVINYGKQEIDTDFSGPMGMIKLFQSIMGGSSGGESSKGPKLALVYAVGAITSGKSESGFGTEVMGSETIVKALHEAAKDENVKAIVLRINSPGGSALASDIIWRATQAIDKPIIASMGDVAASGGYYIAMGADKIIAEPGTITGSIGVVGGKLSLAGLFDKIGVSTDSINRGENSNIFSSTTKFSEGERKVVTDMMQDIYRLFTTKAAEGRKMDLDKLEALAGGQVYTGRIAKRNGLIDEVGTLKDAFQTAKTMAGLDPDKKYELLILPEPTNPLEELFGTDLDKERETHALSSLGQLVPELAGSLNHATQLRGLMRERAMLLMPFWVEVK, from the coding sequence ATGCGATCACGTTTCCTTTCGACCGATGCTGTGTTGCTGGCGATGCTAGCGTGTCTTTCTTTCGCCACATCTCTGCAGGCAGATACGGCGACTGCTGAACCCACCGAGAAAACTCAGGAGGCAACGGCGTCAGACAAAAATGTCGAACCAAGTGCCGAGAAGAAAGACGTAAAAGTTCGCCTGGCACATATCAAGATCGAAGGAGAGCTTCCCGAGTCGGCTGGTCAAATGTCATTCTTTGGTGATCTAGGTCTCGACCTTCGCAAGACAATTGCTCGGCTGGACAAAGCTGCGAATGACAAAAAAGTCGACGGAATAATCTTAGAAATCGGCAGTGCTGCCCTCTCCCGTGGCAAGCTAAACGAGCTGCGTGAGGCGATATTGAATATTCGAAAGAGCGGCAAGAAGGTATTCGCCCAACTCGAATCTGCTGATGGATCTCAATACTTACTTGCCAGCGCTTGCGATGAAATCATCATGCCCGAGGCAGCTGTAATCGTGATTCCGGGTGTGCAATTGCAGATAGCCTACTACAAAGAATTGCTCGGCAAGATCGGTGTCGAAGCAGACATGCTTCATGTGGGTGAGTCCAAGGGAGCTGCTGAGCCACTTATGAGGCACAATATGAGTGAGCCGGTGCGCAAGAATCTTACCGCTCTGGTAGATGACCTCTACGACCAGATGCTCACAACCATCGCCGCAGATCGTGATTTGCAAATCAAGGAGGTGAAACGTATCGTGAATCGCGGCCTGCTCACCGCCAATCAAGCGAAGTCCGCCGGGCTCATAGATCGCGTGGAATACTACGATGAGTTTCGTGATGAGCTAAAGCAGGAATACAAAGCTGACCAGTTGGTTTATGTCATCAACTATGGCAAGCAGGAAATCGATACTGATTTCTCCGGTCCAATGGGGATGATCAAACTGTTCCAATCCATCATGGGTGGTTCCTCAGGCGGCGAGTCTAGCAAAGGACCTAAACTTGCTTTGGTCTATGCCGTGGGTGCCATAACTTCCGGAAAGAGCGAAAGCGGCTTTGGAACCGAGGTGATGGGATCAGAGACGATCGTCAAGGCTCTGCACGAAGCTGCTAAGGATGAAAACGTCAAAGCAATCGTCTTGCGCATCAATAGCCCCGGCGGTTCGGCACTTGCAAGCGACATCATTTGGCGCGCCACACAGGCTATCGACAAGCCGATAATCGCCAGCATGGGAGACGTAGCCGCCAGCGGAGGCTATTACATCGCCATGGGTGCCGACAAGATCATCGCCGAACCAGGCACGATCACCGGATCGATTGGAGTGGTGGGTGGCAAACTCTCTTTGGCGGGATTATTTGACAAGATTGGCGTCTCGACCGACTCGATCAACCGTGGCGAAAACAGCAACATATTCTCCTCGACGACGAAATTTTCTGAAGGAGAGCGCAAAGTTGTCACCGATATGATGCAGGACATCTATCGCCTGTTTACGACCAAAGCAGCCGAAGGCCGGAAGATGGATCTAGATAAACTGGAAGCTCTCGCCGGAGGGCAGGTCTACACGGGCCGCATTGCCAAGCGGAACGGCCTCATCGACGAAGTCGGTACCCTCAAAGATGCTTTCCAGACAGCGAAGACCATGGCCGGTCTCGATCCCGATAAGAAATACGAACTTCTCATTCTGCCAGAGCCTACCAATCCCTTGGAGGAACTGTTCGGCACGGACCTGGACAAAGAGCGTGAGACTCATGCTCTTAGTAGCTTGGGACAATTGGTGCCTGAATTGGCCGGCTCCTTAAATCACGCAACCCAACTTCGCGGCCTGATGCGCGAGCGGGCGATGCTATTGATGCCGTTCTGGGTTGAAGTGAAGTAG
- a CDS encoding non-canonical purine NTP pyrophosphatase: MGAARRLVIGTTNAHKGRELSEMLGPYGFHIQTLKDYPNALEVVEDGDSFAANARKKAAEQASHLKCWVMADDSGLEVDTLDGAPGIFSARFAGATAADADNNAKLLAELADIPWEKRGARYYCHIAVADPTGLVCAESWGECRGRIRTVPAGNNGFGYDPLFEIREYHQTFGQLGPHVKSALSHRARALRAIVPQLEVLAASDEWR, from the coding sequence ATGGGTGCAGCGCGACGACTCGTGATTGGGACCACCAACGCACACAAGGGCCGTGAGCTGTCTGAGATGTTGGGACCCTATGGGTTTCATATCCAAACTCTCAAAGATTATCCAAACGCCTTGGAAGTTGTTGAGGATGGCGATTCCTTCGCAGCGAATGCTCGCAAGAAGGCTGCTGAGCAGGCATCTCACCTGAAGTGCTGGGTGATGGCCGACGACAGCGGGCTCGAAGTTGACACACTCGATGGTGCTCCGGGGATCTTCTCTGCCCGGTTTGCAGGTGCCACGGCGGCCGATGCCGACAACAACGCGAAGTTGCTCGCTGAGTTGGCAGACATTCCCTGGGAGAAGCGGGGAGCGCGCTACTATTGTCATATTGCAGTAGCCGATCCCACTGGATTAGTTTGCGCTGAGAGTTGGGGTGAGTGCCGAGGCCGAATTCGTACCGTGCCAGCTGGAAACAATGGATTCGGCTACGACCCCTTATTTGAAATTCGCGAATATCATCAAACCTTCGGCCAACTTGGTCCCCATGTGAAGTCGGCACTTAGCCATCGTGCTCGGGCGCTGCGGGCAATCGTACCGCAGTTGGAAGTACTAGCAGCTTCAGACGAATGGAGATGA
- a CDS encoding ABC transporter permease produces the protein MSAPKTNEIELSPPAALVSAQGMSLSQDAWRRLRKNRVAMLSLGTLITICLLAILTPLLPLQPPDHAQTALQYEHPTASPFWVASRTLDEDEVARTPKIVSELYKELATLKESYEHTTIDTEEHANARNLVRRKEAEIQDTIQAPYRKLGYPPLGFLSRWMVQARFSLFGDRNVNSLCGRDLLGRDLLSRLFWGARISLLVGLVATIVSLVIGVNYGAISGYCGGWIDDAMMRLVDVLYSVPFIFVVIFLLTILSEESIADELAYWGINRITVFFLVVGAIYWLTMSRVVRGQVISLKHELFVEAARSLGASQTRIVFLHLLPNLLSVVLVYLTLTIPRVMLFEAFLSFLGLGVEPPDVSWGLLANEGIKVITPVKIYWWLILFPSLALGTTLLALNFLGDGMRDALDPRLRDA, from the coding sequence ATGTCAGCGCCTAAAACAAATGAGATCGAATTGTCGCCACCCGCTGCACTAGTGTCGGCTCAGGGGATGTCGCTCTCACAAGATGCCTGGCGGCGACTCCGCAAAAATCGGGTCGCAATGCTCTCCTTGGGGACGTTGATTACCATTTGCTTGCTGGCTATTCTAACTCCACTCTTGCCACTTCAGCCTCCCGATCATGCCCAAACAGCCCTGCAATATGAGCATCCGACGGCATCTCCTTTCTGGGTGGCAAGCAGGACTCTCGACGAGGACGAAGTTGCGCGAACTCCGAAAATAGTGTCCGAGTTATACAAAGAACTTGCCACTCTCAAGGAAAGTTATGAGCACACAACGATCGATACAGAGGAACATGCTAATGCCCGCAACCTAGTACGGCGCAAAGAGGCCGAGATCCAGGATACAATCCAGGCTCCTTATCGAAAACTAGGTTATCCACCACTCGGGTTTCTTAGCCGTTGGATGGTGCAAGCCCGGTTTTCACTATTTGGCGACCGGAATGTCAATTCACTCTGTGGCCGAGACCTCTTGGGGCGCGATCTGCTGTCACGATTGTTTTGGGGAGCAAGAATATCACTCCTGGTGGGTTTGGTCGCGACGATTGTTTCTTTGGTGATCGGAGTGAACTATGGTGCAATCTCAGGGTACTGTGGAGGTTGGATCGACGACGCGATGATGCGACTAGTCGATGTACTCTATTCCGTGCCTTTCATATTCGTCGTCATCTTTCTGCTCACTATCCTTAGTGAAGAATCCATTGCCGATGAGTTGGCCTATTGGGGAATCAACCGCATCACGGTTTTCTTCCTGGTAGTGGGCGCTATCTATTGGCTCACCATGTCGCGTGTTGTCCGTGGCCAGGTGATTTCGCTCAAGCACGAACTCTTCGTCGAGGCAGCAAGGTCGCTGGGGGCCAGTCAAACGCGAATCGTTTTTCTGCATCTATTACCGAATCTATTGAGCGTAGTGCTTGTCTATCTCACTCTGACTATCCCACGCGTCATGCTCTTCGAGGCATTTCTGTCATTCCTCGGCTTGGGCGTCGAACCGCCGGACGTCTCCTGGGGACTGCTGGCCAACGAGGGTATCAAGGTGATCACGCCGGTGAAAATCTATTGGTGGTTGATACTGTTCCCCAGTCTTGCCCTTGGAACAACCTTGCTTGCCCTAAACTTTCTGGGAGATGGCATGCGCGATGCACTTGATCCACGTCTGCGAGACGCGTGA